The Gadus chalcogrammus isolate NIFS_2021 chromosome 16, NIFS_Gcha_1.0, whole genome shotgun sequence DNA window aattaaatattaattagCATTCATGACTGAATGCtaatcaaaacaaacaatcagGTGTGTGCCATCTGGGGGTGGCCAAGCCCATGTCAGAGGAGGAATGGCAGGCCGGGACCCCGCTGACCCCCACCCACTGGATGGGTCAATGAGTTTTGTTGTGGAGGACTCATGAGGGAAATACTCATCACACCCCAAATCATTCAACTCAAGGAGTTAATTTCCATATCTTAAAGAATCGGTGAATCAGTGAGTCATTCGCAATTTCTAAGCCCACTGTTGACCCCATCCATGGTCATGGCTGTCGTTAACCCAATCAGCTTTGTGAcaaagcccccctcccccgcgagACCACATTCTAGTGAGACAACAGACAGCCACACGGCAGATCATGAGACCACGCTGTCTACTCATCCTCTGCCCACAGAGCCCGGGCCTGGGATGTCTCCGGTTATTAAAAGGACTGATGGGAACAGACATGTGCCCCAACGCCAGCTCTGAAGGAACCAGTAGCTAAACGTTAAGGTTTGACAAATTATATGTTGGAAAAATGTAATCTCCCCCATCTTGACACGACGGCCTGCCATGAAAAGTCATGGATCATCTTTTTAAATAGTTTTCACCTGAAGTTCCAAAGCTATTACACCTTGCAATATCGACAGTACAGCTGATCTGAAGAGAATAGTGCCGTCACACTTGAATAGAGCATTTGGTCGATGTTAACAAGGTAGAGAACACTGTTAAAGTTTACCTCCACAGCCTGTTGTGGAGATGAATGAGAATCAGGAGCAAACATGGAAAggtgacacaaaaaaaaaacggtgtcATTAGACAGGTTTTGGTAGTAAAATTAGATAAGGCTGACTGCCAATTCCTCTTGGAACCATTGTCACATAGGACGTTAACGGTTGATGCCTTGGTGTCGAACCCATGGCCACCAGAGAGCAATCATTGACACGGTTCATATTCATTCAGCCAGGATTAACAATTAACCACCATGCCGACTGAATTAGCCCAGATAGCTGCATCCTTCGAAGAGGAGCCTGCTCTTCAATGGCGTGTTGGAAGGACGTGATAAATTAAACTGCGTTTACTTCTCCATTTCATTCAGAATATCCTTGTTATGGTAGAGACACCGGTTACAGAGACAAAAACATCCGTGTATGTTTCTGGAGAAACCGGTCTATTAAAAACCCCAGTACGATTACCAAGTACTGTATGAACCAGCAAGATTATTGAGAACGAAATTAAGTGACCCTGTACGATTACTAGGGACTCAATTACCTGACCCAGTACCAATAACTAAATGACCCGGTTCAGACCACTGACGGATGACCAGATTAACAGGTCCAGTCCCATGATAACCGGTCCAGTACCATGATAACCGATACAGTACCATGATGAACCGGTCCAGTACCATAACGGAGGGCAAGGTGACCCGGTCCACTCCGATGATGAatcagtccagtccagtcccaTGACGGAGGACCAGATGAACGGAACCGGCCAATGTTAAGAAGGACCACCGCGTCCATAGAGGGCAGGCCCACGGTGCCCCACATCACCCTGAGCTACATACCCGGGTCACACTGACCCTAGAAGAGCCACCTGACTCGGGCCAGGAGAGCAGCATCACGGGTTCGAGCCCCGGGTTCAGAGCCGTGATGACGGGGTGTTAGGCCGTGTGACTGACAGCTACACTGCGGTCGTCGGCTCGCTACGACGGCCAAGTACACGACGTGGTTGGACGGGACCGGTCGCCGTGACACCGCCGTGTCTTAAGGCAGTGGGTTTGAACGAGACGAGATGTGGATTTCAGGTGCTGCGGGTTCGAGTCCCGGCGGTCGGCTAACGTCAGAGGGGGTCGTTTCAGACCCGGCATGACTACGTCACTAATGGTGGTGGGATGACCTGTAGAAATCGGTTTTTTCTCCGCGGTTGCGCCTACGACTCGGTCGAAATTTGTACGGCGgcattttttaaagaaatgtagAAATGTGTGCGGTCCGTGTCATTCATTTTTACCTCGCCGTTGCCCACAGCCTCCGGACTCGCTGCGCTCTCCTGCGTCGCCATCTTCCTTGTCTCTGTCGCGCACACGGCAGGTTGTGAAATCACACTGCTCCTATCGCGAGATCTCTCGTCACGGCAGGTTGTGAAATAACACTGCTCCTATCGCGAGATGCAACTTCACGGCGTCACAATGACGGGATTTTTTTGGTGACTATTTCAGGTCACATTTATAAAACATGCCTTGAGCTTTTACATTATAATATAACTTCATCAAGCGCTCAATTATAACTTACTTTAATCATGTTATAATTATCAGAACGTCCATACACTTATACAAATGTGCTTTTAACTCAATATATAATGAAGCGCGAAAATTATGTTTAGTTTAACGGGTTATAAGTATTCATTTAATACGAAATGGTTCACTTTACAGTCAGGTTAACTTTACAATTCCCAAACCCTATGGGTGGATCAATTATTGATGAATATatcaattatatatattaatatatataaacatgctTATATTTGGGAGCATAAAATAAACTAATACAGGCTTGAGGATTTCTCACAAGGACTTTTATTCAAATGGTGTTATTCACATCCATCGCTTTCGGGCTCCGGCTGTGACAATGTAAACCTTTGTATTCAACAGTTGTTCGTGCCCTGGTTTGGTGGCTCCTCATCAAACACATCTACAGTATGGTCAAGTCAGTCTTTatgatcttttctttttttttatttttataaaaaccaTGAACACGCTATATACAAAAATCATATGCAACCATCTTTAGAGTCTGCCAATTATTTATACCAGGAACTAAAGATGATTGAAAAAGGAatcaatcaaatgaaacatgaaatgTGTATCGCAATTCAAACATTCTTAGACTCGTCACTCCTGGAGTGGAGAAAGTGCATTGAACTAAAGACGCCCCTTTCAGCGCCCCCTGCTAGTGTCACTCATGCAGCTAATAAACGCCTGCCAACTGTCAAAATGTGACTTTAACAAACAGTCTTCGTCACCTAGAGTGGACTGCAACCTCGTTGCTACGATAAAGATGAAGGCTTCGTTACCGGGAGACGCCCGTGTACCGGGGCTCCGGGCACTAGCACGCTAACGTTTTGATTCGTGGGTGTGAGTAGGAGATAACGACGCATGGTACGGGCTGATATTAGTGGTAAGTGGCTGAACAGGCAACAGTAGAACATCAACATGGGGCTTTAAGGCAGAAcaacccaggggggggggggggggggacacgacgGCTTAGATCTCATCCAGCCCGAAGTCCTCCTCGGGGAAGTCCCCCACCGTGATGTTGGTGGGCTTCACGAACGCACCGTACTTGTTCTCGCACTCAAAGTAGCGCTTCCCTCCGACActacagagggagacagagagcggtGGTTAGACCGCGACGCCACGGACATCAACACGGTTCATGGTCAACGGGCAGAGCGCCCCCCTACAGCGTCCGTACCTTCCGTCGTGTTTCCCGAGGGGTTCGTCGTACTTCACCCCCACCCAGTAGCCGGGCTTGAAGTCTGCGGTACCTGCAGACACCGGGGGAACAGCGTTCAGAGGAAGGCAAGACATGGAACTTAATGGACGCACTTCCTggatgttgtacgtcctggcacttaatgtcaGGGATGCAAACACATGTATGACAAAAAAGAGAGAGCTACCCGAAGTCTGAAAAAATATGACGGCATGATATCCTATTATCATGAGGAGGCCTATGCTATATGCTATATGcctagaaagataaaaaaatatattagttaCTCAGTTAAAGTGACTTTTTAAACTAAGataatttattttcacaaacacacacctctgcattggATATGTGATCACAGGTACAGGTACTGGCAGTGTAGGCCTGGCACTGTCCCTGATCTTATCTGCTGCTTAGGGGGTTTCTGGAAGAGGGTTTCGGAGAAGCTGTGCAACACTTTGTGTACTTATTGTTGTTGTCACTTTCCTCCGATGAATGTCTGCCTTACAGTGTGCATACAGGGCATGTACACCCCTGCTGGCATAATTAATTTCTTTAATGCAGAGTGTGCATTTAGCACATCCttttttctaatttttttttaaaaagtcaGACAGTGGAAAGTTATGCTTCACTGTATTCACCTTAATCGTGCCTTCTAATATTAGCCATGATGACCACTTCCAACTGCACTTACACCCTGCGTCCtgctgtacaataagtgcatccttctccgatatttcccaccactatcctcgggccgggtcaggccgggcctttgatcgagcgtttttatttttatttgtatcattggtttattggcctaatctgaggagaaatctatgccataaacagaaatattataggcctttattacacaggtcttctcaatgccgtggaacgctccgttcactttggaagctagtccggtgacttgttaaCCCCAgtgtcttccgttgctaagtgacgtcaccatctttgcggacaatttattattgctctgctgatcaacactacgaataataataataataaatttaatttagaggcgcctttcaaggcacccaaagtcaccttacagagcataaagtcatcataaatcttttaaaaacaagacattgtgaaaaaatgatgaatgaatgctggtaacgaataaattgtaaaaaggcgCACCATGTGAAGttctttttttagttttggcaagtagccgtgtaataagcgggatcatgtaaagaacgtcgccggtcattatcgaaaataagccccttcagggcgaagcaagacgccTTCGCTGCGtgtcggtgtactgttcgccctgtcgggtcttattttcccgataatgaccggcgttctatacattatcccttacatatatatttagctgaGTAagcctagtaacaaatgtgtacaaagttacatataTGTTAAAATAATTGTCGAGTTGAATCGGGCTAGGGCTcctaattacagttaatgtgtcgggtcgggccgggctcggacagaacgtgcacgggctcggggtcgggcttgattttctgagcccgatccaagctctaccGTGCgcatgcgcatccaatattttgacgcgacggcaagggctgtgattggacccctaacaaaatcatttccggaatcacttttcTTTACCTCGAAGGCACGGGGGTCAGTCAATCAGAGCACcgatcgaccccccccccccccccccccccaaaagaaaaACTCTTCGGATCTGCACGAACCACACAGGTCTCCAAAATGTATGATAAAAAAGCGACTCGCGCCAAAAAGTACttgccacttggttctatgaacatccttactgtacggacagagatatattgtcggatctctttcttctgacaaatgtacttattgtaagacgctttggataaaagcgtctgctaactgccctgaatgtaaatgtaaatgcagaAGGTTTTCCACCCCACATCACCCAACCCTCCGTAACCTCTGAGCCCAGAGCTGTGTGACGACCGACCACTTACCGACATACATGACGGCCCCTATCTTGGTGGGCTGCCCGGGGACCTGCACCTGGCAACGGCTCCCCACGGGGATCGCActcgccgccgcctcctccttggCGTCGCGGGCGACCTGCTCGCTCTCCTTGGCGGCCATCTCCTCCTCGTTGAAGCGACCCACCCGCTGCTTCTTCATGAAGGACCTCACCGAGTCTGAGGGACGGAGCGTTGGTTGGAACACATGTACGTATTCTCCTGACATTATGTAGTACATGTACGTATTCACATGTACGTATTCTCCTGACATTATGTAGTATATACGTATTCACATGTACGTATTCTCCTGACATTATGTAGTACATACGAATTCACATGTACGTATTCCCCTGACATTATTTAGTACATGTACGTATTCTCTTGACATTATGTAGTACATCGTGCCTAGAGCGTgacttaaaaacacattttttataattttttgtaAATACCGGTTGACACgtgtatattttaaatatctacAAAGAGTTTGTATGcgttataataaaaaaacacatgtaTGGTGGCGTCATGAGGGTCAATTACTACACGTTGGTACACACattcaacatacacacataatgtACCTGATTTCTTTGCATAAGCATCGTCTGAGATGGTGAACTTCTCCACCTTGGACAGGTCACTGAACTCCCCTTCCTTCGCCCCACTGCGATCCACCACCTTGGAGATCACAGCGATACACGTTTACACCGGCAGCTCGATGGGAAATACACCGTAACCTTGGTGAGGTCAAAACCAGTCCACGTATTAAAGCCAGGATAGTATAGATCAAAGCTATTTTGATTTTCTCATCCCAGCTGCTTTATGGTTCCTGGCTTAAGCCAGTATAATGCCAGGTATGATGATGTGGTTGAACTTCCATTGAGGTGGGGACAAATCCTGTGGGCAgcctttattgatcccagacgGGAAATTTGGGCGTgtataaaaaaaagtgaatCAGGCTTTAAGTATGGTTGGATCTTGACCTGACCGGGGAGTTCTTCACATCCAGTGGAGGCAAAGCAGTTTCCCTATTCAGACCAGATATTGGGCAGCATCGCCTCCACCCCATCCTAACCTCTGCACGGGTCCCTGCATCACAGACGTCTACGTACGTGTATGCGGCAGTCGTCGTCCACGGGGTAGGAGCCCAGCAGCGCGTCGTTGTCGTCCATCTTCACCAGGAACTGGTCGCTGGTGCTGTACAGCTCCAGGTCCATGCAGGACACGGGCGTacccaccaccatctccagcTTACCCTGAACCGACGGGCAGAGCGGTGAAGGGGATTAGACCAGCTCACAGTGCGACAGGAGCCATGTGACTACATATCTTTCGCTTTGTTGTTACTTATGGTTTTGGCTGTCTCGTTATCATGCCGTCTATTTATTGTTGAATGTTTGTTGTTCATTGTAGGGCACACACCTTAGTTACCAAAACTTATTCCTTGTATGTGAAAATCTACTTGGCAATAGActcctttctgattctgatacaaccccacccagaccccctgATGAACGTGTACCGCACCTTGAAGTCGGCGATGCAGAGGCCTCTGCTGTACTTCTTGTTCAC harbors:
- the tbcb gene encoding tubulin-folding cofactor B, whose protein sequence is MDGGLTVITNPIVAVRLTSTLSSFEVNKKYSRGLCIADFKGKLEMVVGTPVSCMDLELYSTSDQFLVKMDDNDALLGSYPVDDDCRIHVVDRSGAKEGEFSDLSKVEKFTISDDAYAKKSDSVRSFMKKQRVGRFNEEEMAAKESEQVARDAKEEAAASAIPVGSRCQVQVPGQPTKIGAVMYVGTADFKPGYWVGVKYDEPLGKHDGSVGGKRYFECENKYGAFVKPTNITVGDFPEEDFGLDEI